A portion of the Daphnia magna isolate NIES linkage group LG4, ASM2063170v1.1, whole genome shotgun sequence genome contains these proteins:
- the LOC116919985 gene encoding trafficking protein particle complex subunit 8 isoform X6 has translation MMMPINTVGGPSAVEVIQQSFNPAIAVLTSPDVDVVCSKNRLTFVELLQPFSRLSVEGQIRDVNQALHSVTHFRLSVRDISWRPASSVLARRLLAEAVTNFPVNENKIAVIGGADPIEINPHTPWYDSWRETLWSCLEMTDHDFARHYLGTLLVVSSSHPNPMEQFQQLNDQLTQLMSSNGTADGPRWFNMLSLRYQVLVHDACDGDASKAEELLQTMRNVYGSHGCHLLVINSKPKKGSIIESGLPAPDPWLRFLPRKANKLDVSIEGESIVDGVEAGEMDFPVKVVEGTNPQLLGSLPKIPLMDALQEAMQEININSVLAPSASTSALSSLTRDDNISTQNNIGLSQRSAVEIKDDPLNAVLGTTTARFPLDEADGTGPILASSITSELHGGCLTTEDLDRIQGLVNEFCLKSLLPHMERQMRLLNESASSRKSTHRSLLSATKRWFGSNRPGGVQTPQTVAVSYHPESVQLQLRRLGDLAFLLGHYELAYHSYHSAKKDFEADQAWLHYAGAMEMAALSVFLQNANSRNVPFHYFDKALTTYLQTCKMPYWATRCAVLASECLKATNQYSDAALQLIRLTSEDADLRSAILLEQAALCFLRSAVKPNSSTGNNFRRLSWGINTPVFFPLILDAAKPNMVPLIRKYAFHMILAGHRFGKSGQKRHASRAYQLALQVYKGHGWSLAEDHIHYTVGRQCLNRQQIEAACQALAALLKPDSMQTAAQQTAYLNEFIHVHQLLNKHRENETKTSCTLPILPLPVIDSNQIRVLVDTKEPTENMSPPLSEATHVTFNDDEVHHAKWANMEEKLVNSAFGTTHAIFRPTNLIFSHTTNNTVHPQMNCDDLVSFELPLTNPLRIPVQLCDIRLVWNFAGGDGNLTNLLTTIENPLVTTYILPRIVLNPSSSHKIILNVKPKAEGILTIEGLAFDLRPVNVEPSAAVVGLMSSVSGRVMFSLRGPRLNTTQQERHGKVYATDKRLSIQVGPRMPKLQVLFHSLPEFMFSGEIRPVTVELSNLCPNVPISNIIVASNDPLHVAFDLPRIESINIRHDQVALYRWDSSQKSTIMWLKGTENVGLTSLDLMFFSTNPAVKARYRLLRHCSKIFVSSSLNLAAWVQRVPSRDDRTETLAVQLQVRNLRDADDTSLSGIEISQVAFLSNRWLLRPLQSTIPSGVLHPQESLIGVLLAIRGKENIEYCESATLKLPSHGRAVDFKQEPYRAFVREFQRTTPNTTLVVCWTATQASEDGFGTLIIEGQHYFGWNSHDIANSSLPDTNFKLSQQLVTYSMEYSTKVFHDFNKQRLCVIPVILYLHNCSQQEIDVHYSANFNTG, from the exons atgatgatgcCGATCAACACAGTTGGGGGCCCTAGTGCTGTAGAAGTAATTCAACAATCGTTCAATCCCGCAATAGCTGTTCTAACATCACCTGATGTCGATGTTGTTTGCAGCAAAAACAGACTTACTTTCGTCGAACTTCTACAACCGTTCAGCCGACTATCTGTCGAAG GCCAAATACGAGATGTGAATCAGGCTTTGCACTCTGTTACACACTTCAGGCTGAGTGTCAGAGATATTTCATGGAGACCTGCCTCTTCAGTTTTGGCGAGACGTTTACTTGCAGAAGCTGTTACCAATTTTCCAGTTAATGAAAACAAGATTGCTGTTATTGGAG GTGCAGATCCTATTGAAATCAACCCTCATACACCATGGTATGATTCATGGAGAGAAACTCTTTGGAGTTGTTTGGAAATGACTGATCATGATTTTGCACGTCACTACTTGGGAACCTTATTAGTTGTTTCATCTTCCCATCCTAATCCTATGGAACAATTTCAGCAACTTAATGACCAGCTGACACAGTTGATG TCAAGCAATGGAACTGCTGATGGACCTAGGTGGTTCAATATGTTGTCTTTGCGTTATCAAGTTCTTGTCCACGATGCGTGTGATGGCGATGCTTCTAA AGCAGAAGAATTGTTGCAAACTATGAGAAATGTTTATGGATCCCATGGCTGCCATTTGTTAGTAATTAACTCGAAACCAAAGAAAGGATCAATAATAGAATCAGGACTACCAGCACCCGACCCTTGGCTTCGATTTCTTCCAAGAAAAGCCAACAAG TTGGACGTTTCTATTGAGGGAGAATCGATCGTAGATGGAGTAGAGGCGGGAGAAATGGATTTTCCAGTGAAAGTCGTTGAAGGAACAAATCCACAGTTGCTGGGTTCCCTGCCCAAAATACCACTAATGGATGCACTGCAGGAAGCCATGCAAGAAATCAACATAAATTCCGTTTTAGCTCCTTCGGCTTCAACTTCGGCCCTCTCTTCGCTGACTCGAGATGATAACATAAGTACCCAAAACAACATAGGGTTGAGCCAGAGAAGTGCCGTCGAG ATCAAAGATGATCCTCTCAATGCCGTATTGGGGACTACGACCGCTCGCTTTCCTTTGGATGAAGCAGATGGAACCGGGCCCATTCTCGCTTCAAGCATTACAAGTGAGCTTCATGGAGGATGTCTAACAACGGAAGACTTAGACCGTATTCAGGGTTTAGTCAACGAGTTTTGCTTAAAGAGTCTTCTTCCTCACATGGAAAGGCAGATGAGACTACTTAACGAATCT GCCTCATCGCGGAAAAGTACTCATCGATCGTTGCTAAGTGCCACAAAACGCTGGTTCGGTAGTAATCGACCCGGTGGTGTTCAGACACCTCAAACTGTAGCTGTTAG CTACCATCCTGAATCAGTTCAGCTGCAGCTTCGTCGCTTGGGTGACTTGGCGTTTCTCCTAGGCCACTATGAGCTGGCCTACCATTCGTACCATTCAGCCAAAAAGGATTTTGAAGCGGATCAAGCTTGGCTTCATTATGCTGGCGCAATGGAGATGGCTGCTCTCTCCGTCTTCCTGCAAAATGCCAATAGTCGAAACGTTCCATTTCACTATTTTGATAAAGCGCTGACCACCTATCTTCAGACTTGCAA AATGCCGTATTGGGCTACACGTTGTGCAGTGTTGGCTTCCGAGTGCCTTAAAGCTACTAATCAGTATAGTGACGCTGCGCTGCAACTCATTCGACTGACCAGTGAAGACGCTGACTTACGAAGTGCCATATTGCTCGAACAGGCTGCCCTTTGTTTCCTTCGATCTGCCGTCAAACCCAACTCCTCAACGGGTAATAATTTTCGTAGACTTTCTTGGGGAATAAATACCCCAGTATTTTTTCCCCTGATTTTAGATGCAGCAAAGCCTAACATGGTACCACTCATTCGTAAATACGCCTTCCATATGATCCTTGCTGGTCACCGTTTCGGCAAATCAGGGCAGAAGCGCCACGCTTCTCGTGCATACCAGCTTGCCTTGCAA GTGTATAAAGGGCATGGATGGAGCCTAGCTGAAGATCACATACACTACACAGTAGGACGCCAGTGTCTAAATAGGCAACAAATTGAAGCGGCTTGTCAGGCATTGGCTGCTCTTTTGAAACCAGATTCAATGCAGACTGCCGCCCAACAAACGGCCTATCTCAATGAATTCATCCACGTGCATCAG TTGCTAAATAAACACCGAGAGAACGAAACCAAAACGTCGTGTACTCTTCCCATATTGCCTCTGCCTGTGATCGATAGCAACCAGATCAGAGTACTAGTTGACACAAAAGAACCTACGGAGAATATGTCACCACCTTTGTCGGAAGCTACGCACGTCACCTTCAACGACGACGAAGTTCATCATGCAAA GTGGGCGAATATGGAGGAGAAACTGGTGAATTCGGCATTTGGCACAACTCACGCTATCTTCCGACCTACCAATCTTATTTTTTCTCATACGACCAACAATACGGTTCATCCACAAATGAATTGTGATG ACCTCGTTAGTTTTGAACTACCACTGACCAACCCCTTACGCATTCCCGTCCAGTTGTGCGACATTCGTCTTGTGTGGAATTTCGCGGGAGGTGACGGCAACCTAACAAATCTACTCACGACGATCGAGAATCCCTTGGTGACCACTTACATCTTACCGAGGATTGTGCTGAATCCTTCTTCTTCCCATAAG ataatCTTGAACGTCAAACCCAAAGCTGAGGGAATATTGACCATTGAAGGGTTAGCCTTTGATCTTCGCCCTGTGAATGTTGAACCGTCCGCAGCAGTAGTTGGATTAATGTCATCCGTGTCAG GACGAGTGATGTTTAGCTTAAGAGGACCAAGGTTGAATACGACTCAACAAGAGCGTCACGGCAAAGTGTATGCTACCGACAAACGACTTTCAATACAAGTCGGGCCCCGTATGCCTAAGTTGCAAGTGCTATTCCACTCGCTACCGGAATTTATGTTCAGCGGTGAAATCAGACCTGTCACGGTTGAACTTTCCAATCTTTGCCCTAACGTACCCATTTCCAACATTATTGTTGCTTCTAATGATCCTTTGCACGTCGCTTTCGACCTACCACGCATCGAAAGCATCAATATTCGCCACGATCAAGTTGCGCTATACCGTTGGGATTCCTCTCAAAAGTCAACTATAATGTGGCTAAAAGGGACCGAAAACGTTGGATTGACATCATTGGATCTCATGTTTTTCTCCACTAATCCAGCCGTAAAAGCCAG ATACCGCCTCCTTCGCCATTGTTCAAAAATCTTCGTCTCCTCGTCCTTAAACCTCGCTGCATGGGTTCAAAGAGTTCCTAGTCGGGACGATCGCACAGAGACCTTAGCTGTGCAGCTGCAAGTCCGGAATCTTAGAGAT GCGGATGACACATCTCTCAGTGGAATTGAGATTTCTCAGGTGGCTTTTCTTAGCAATCGCTGGCTGTTACGTCCTCTGCAGTCAACAATTCCGA GTGGTGTCCTTCATCCTCAGGAAAGCCTCATTGGTGTACTGTTGGCGATTCGTGGAAAGGAAAATATAGAGTATTGTGAAAGCGCTACACTAAAACTACCAAGCCATGGACGAGCTGTCGATTTTAAACAGGAACCTTACAGAGCATTTGTCAGAGAATTTCAGAGGACTACGCCAAATACAACTTTGGTTGTCTGCTGGACG GCTACACAGGCTTCTGAAGATGGATTTGGTACTTTAATCATAGAAGGCCAACATTACTTTGGATGGAACTCACATGATATAGCCAA cTCAAGTTTACCAGACACCAACTTTAAGCTATCACAGCAGTTAGTTACATACTCAATGGAATATTCAACAAAAGTGTTTCATGATTTCAACAAGCAAAG GTTGTGTGTAATACCAGTCATTCTTTATCTTCACAATTGCAGTCAGCAAGAAATTGATGTTCATTATTCAGCCAATTTCAATACAGGGTAA
- the LOC116919985 gene encoding trafficking protein particle complex subunit 8 isoform X4, with translation MMMPINTVGGPSAVEVIQQSFNPAIAVLTSPDVDVVCSKNRLTFVELLQPFSRLSVEGQIRDVNQALHSVTHFRLSVRDISWRPASSVLARRLLAEAVTNFPVNENKIAVIGGADPIEINPHTPWYDSWRETLWSCLEMTDHDFARHYLGTLLVVSSSHPNPMEQFQQLNDQLTQLMSSNGTADGPRWFNMLSLRYQVLVHDACDGDASNFRAEELLQTMRNVYGSHGCHLLVINSKPKKGSIIESGLPAPDPWLRFLPRKANKRTIWKKLDVSIEGESIVDGVEAGEMDFPVKVVEGTNPQLLGSLPKIPLMDALQEAMQEININSVLAPSASTSALSSLTRDDNISTQNNIGLSQRSAVEIKDDPLNAVLGTTTARFPLDEADGTGPILASSITSELHGGCLTTEDLDRIQGLVNEFCLKSLLPHMERQMRLLNESASSRKSTHRSLLSATKRWFGSNRPGGVQTPQTVAVSYHPESVQLQLRRLGDLAFLLGHYELAYHSYHSAKKDFEADQAWLHYAGAMEMAALSVFLQNANSRNVPFHYFDKALTTYLQTCKMPYWATRCAVLASECLKATNQYSDAALQLIRLTSEDADLRSAILLEQAALCFLRSAVKPNSSTDAAKPNMVPLIRKYAFHMILAGHRFGKSGQKRHASRAYQLALQVYKGHGWSLAEDHIHYTVGRQCLNRQQIEAACQALAALLKPDSMQTAAQQTAYLNEFIHVHQLLNKHRENETKTSCTLPILPLPVIDSNQIRVLVDTKEPTENMSPPLSEATHVTFNDDEVHHAKWANMEEKLVNSAFGTTHAIFRPTNLIFSHTTNNTVHPQMNCDDLVSFELPLTNPLRIPVQLCDIRLVWNFAGGDGNLTNLLTTIENPLVTTYILPRIVLNPSSSHKIILNVKPKAEGILTIEGLAFDLRPVNVEPSAAVVGLMSSVSGRVMFSLRGPRLNTTQQERHGKVYATDKRLSIQVGPRMPKLQVLFHSLPEFMFSGEIRPVTVELSNLCPNVPISNIIVASNDPLHVAFDLPRIESINIRHDQVALYRWDSSQKSTIMWLKGTENVGLTSLDLMFFSTNPAVKARRYRLLRHCSKIFVSSSLNLAAWVQRVPSRDDRTETLAVQLQVRNLRDADDTSLSGIEISQVAFLSNRWLLRPLQSTIPSGVLHPQESLIGVLLAIRGKENIEYCESATLKLPSHGRAVDFKQEPYRAFVREFQRTTPNTTLVVCWTATQASEDGFGTLIIEGQHYFGWNSHDIANSSLPDTNFKLSQQLVTYSMEYSTKVFHDFNKQRLCVIPVILYLHNCSQQEIDVHYSANFNTGKTSRVSQLYMPEAASPLLWIGRVQGNIYVRDAPEAVNLAIAVSRPGAYSLVQGLHIDGRILDENVRVPSPKIEYTLVVYDKEV, from the exons atgatgatgcCGATCAACACAGTTGGGGGCCCTAGTGCTGTAGAAGTAATTCAACAATCGTTCAATCCCGCAATAGCTGTTCTAACATCACCTGATGTCGATGTTGTTTGCAGCAAAAACAGACTTACTTTCGTCGAACTTCTACAACCGTTCAGCCGACTATCTGTCGAAG GCCAAATACGAGATGTGAATCAGGCTTTGCACTCTGTTACACACTTCAGGCTGAGTGTCAGAGATATTTCATGGAGACCTGCCTCTTCAGTTTTGGCGAGACGTTTACTTGCAGAAGCTGTTACCAATTTTCCAGTTAATGAAAACAAGATTGCTGTTATTGGAG GTGCAGATCCTATTGAAATCAACCCTCATACACCATGGTATGATTCATGGAGAGAAACTCTTTGGAGTTGTTTGGAAATGACTGATCATGATTTTGCACGTCACTACTTGGGAACCTTATTAGTTGTTTCATCTTCCCATCCTAATCCTATGGAACAATTTCAGCAACTTAATGACCAGCTGACACAGTTGATG TCAAGCAATGGAACTGCTGATGGACCTAGGTGGTTCAATATGTTGTCTTTGCGTTATCAAGTTCTTGTCCACGATGCGTGTGATGGCGATGCTTCTAA TTTTAGAGCAGAAGAATTGTTGCAAACTATGAGAAATGTTTATGGATCCCATGGCTGCCATTTGTTAGTAATTAACTCGAAACCAAAGAAAGGATCAATAATAGAATCAGGACTACCAGCACCCGACCCTTGGCTTCGATTTCTTCCAAGAAAAGCCAACAAG CGTACCATTtggaaaaag TTGGACGTTTCTATTGAGGGAGAATCGATCGTAGATGGAGTAGAGGCGGGAGAAATGGATTTTCCAGTGAAAGTCGTTGAAGGAACAAATCCACAGTTGCTGGGTTCCCTGCCCAAAATACCACTAATGGATGCACTGCAGGAAGCCATGCAAGAAATCAACATAAATTCCGTTTTAGCTCCTTCGGCTTCAACTTCGGCCCTCTCTTCGCTGACTCGAGATGATAACATAAGTACCCAAAACAACATAGGGTTGAGCCAGAGAAGTGCCGTCGAG ATCAAAGATGATCCTCTCAATGCCGTATTGGGGACTACGACCGCTCGCTTTCCTTTGGATGAAGCAGATGGAACCGGGCCCATTCTCGCTTCAAGCATTACAAGTGAGCTTCATGGAGGATGTCTAACAACGGAAGACTTAGACCGTATTCAGGGTTTAGTCAACGAGTTTTGCTTAAAGAGTCTTCTTCCTCACATGGAAAGGCAGATGAGACTACTTAACGAATCT GCCTCATCGCGGAAAAGTACTCATCGATCGTTGCTAAGTGCCACAAAACGCTGGTTCGGTAGTAATCGACCCGGTGGTGTTCAGACACCTCAAACTGTAGCTGTTAG CTACCATCCTGAATCAGTTCAGCTGCAGCTTCGTCGCTTGGGTGACTTGGCGTTTCTCCTAGGCCACTATGAGCTGGCCTACCATTCGTACCATTCAGCCAAAAAGGATTTTGAAGCGGATCAAGCTTGGCTTCATTATGCTGGCGCAATGGAGATGGCTGCTCTCTCCGTCTTCCTGCAAAATGCCAATAGTCGAAACGTTCCATTTCACTATTTTGATAAAGCGCTGACCACCTATCTTCAGACTTGCAA AATGCCGTATTGGGCTACACGTTGTGCAGTGTTGGCTTCCGAGTGCCTTAAAGCTACTAATCAGTATAGTGACGCTGCGCTGCAACTCATTCGACTGACCAGTGAAGACGCTGACTTACGAAGTGCCATATTGCTCGAACAGGCTGCCCTTTGTTTCCTTCGATCTGCCGTCAAACCCAACTCCTCAACGG ATGCAGCAAAGCCTAACATGGTACCACTCATTCGTAAATACGCCTTCCATATGATCCTTGCTGGTCACCGTTTCGGCAAATCAGGGCAGAAGCGCCACGCTTCTCGTGCATACCAGCTTGCCTTGCAA GTGTATAAAGGGCATGGATGGAGCCTAGCTGAAGATCACATACACTACACAGTAGGACGCCAGTGTCTAAATAGGCAACAAATTGAAGCGGCTTGTCAGGCATTGGCTGCTCTTTTGAAACCAGATTCAATGCAGACTGCCGCCCAACAAACGGCCTATCTCAATGAATTCATCCACGTGCATCAG TTGCTAAATAAACACCGAGAGAACGAAACCAAAACGTCGTGTACTCTTCCCATATTGCCTCTGCCTGTGATCGATAGCAACCAGATCAGAGTACTAGTTGACACAAAAGAACCTACGGAGAATATGTCACCACCTTTGTCGGAAGCTACGCACGTCACCTTCAACGACGACGAAGTTCATCATGCAAA GTGGGCGAATATGGAGGAGAAACTGGTGAATTCGGCATTTGGCACAACTCACGCTATCTTCCGACCTACCAATCTTATTTTTTCTCATACGACCAACAATACGGTTCATCCACAAATGAATTGTGATG ACCTCGTTAGTTTTGAACTACCACTGACCAACCCCTTACGCATTCCCGTCCAGTTGTGCGACATTCGTCTTGTGTGGAATTTCGCGGGAGGTGACGGCAACCTAACAAATCTACTCACGACGATCGAGAATCCCTTGGTGACCACTTACATCTTACCGAGGATTGTGCTGAATCCTTCTTCTTCCCATAAG ataatCTTGAACGTCAAACCCAAAGCTGAGGGAATATTGACCATTGAAGGGTTAGCCTTTGATCTTCGCCCTGTGAATGTTGAACCGTCCGCAGCAGTAGTTGGATTAATGTCATCCGTGTCAG GACGAGTGATGTTTAGCTTAAGAGGACCAAGGTTGAATACGACTCAACAAGAGCGTCACGGCAAAGTGTATGCTACCGACAAACGACTTTCAATACAAGTCGGGCCCCGTATGCCTAAGTTGCAAGTGCTATTCCACTCGCTACCGGAATTTATGTTCAGCGGTGAAATCAGACCTGTCACGGTTGAACTTTCCAATCTTTGCCCTAACGTACCCATTTCCAACATTATTGTTGCTTCTAATGATCCTTTGCACGTCGCTTTCGACCTACCACGCATCGAAAGCATCAATATTCGCCACGATCAAGTTGCGCTATACCGTTGGGATTCCTCTCAAAAGTCAACTATAATGTGGCTAAAAGGGACCGAAAACGTTGGATTGACATCATTGGATCTCATGTTTTTCTCCACTAATCCAGCCGTAAAAGCCAG AAGATACCGCCTCCTTCGCCATTGTTCAAAAATCTTCGTCTCCTCGTCCTTAAACCTCGCTGCATGGGTTCAAAGAGTTCCTAGTCGGGACGATCGCACAGAGACCTTAGCTGTGCAGCTGCAAGTCCGGAATCTTAGAGAT GCGGATGACACATCTCTCAGTGGAATTGAGATTTCTCAGGTGGCTTTTCTTAGCAATCGCTGGCTGTTACGTCCTCTGCAGTCAACAATTCCGA GTGGTGTCCTTCATCCTCAGGAAAGCCTCATTGGTGTACTGTTGGCGATTCGTGGAAAGGAAAATATAGAGTATTGTGAAAGCGCTACACTAAAACTACCAAGCCATGGACGAGCTGTCGATTTTAAACAGGAACCTTACAGAGCATTTGTCAGAGAATTTCAGAGGACTACGCCAAATACAACTTTGGTTGTCTGCTGGACG GCTACACAGGCTTCTGAAGATGGATTTGGTACTTTAATCATAGAAGGCCAACATTACTTTGGATGGAACTCACATGATATAGCCAA cTCAAGTTTACCAGACACCAACTTTAAGCTATCACAGCAGTTAGTTACATACTCAATGGAATATTCAACAAAAGTGTTTCATGATTTCAACAAGCAAAG GTTGTGTGTAATACCAGTCATTCTTTATCTTCACAATTGCAGTCAGCAAGAAATTGATGTTCATTATTCAGCCAATTTCAATACAGG GAAAACTTCACGTGTTTCTCAATTGTACATGCCTGAAGCAGCTTCCCCATTATTGTGGATAGGTCGTGTCCAAGGGAATATTTATGTGAGAGATGCACCTGAAGCAGTTAACTTGGCTATAGCAGTTTCAAGACCTGGTGCCTATAGTCTAGTTCAAGGGTTACATATAGATGGAAGAATATTGGATGAAAATGTTAGAGTTCCAAGCCCAAAAATTGAGTATACATTGGTTGTTTATGACAAGGAGGTTTAA